The sequence CAGCCTGGGCATGAGCCGCCACGCCAGAGGCATAGCCATGCTGCTGTGGCATCTGATAGGCCAAGGGGTCATGGCTTGCAGACTGCGCAGGAATAAAGGTATCGGTCTCTCTTCTGGGTGGCATCTGGGCTGTTGCGCCGACAGAAACCTGTGCGGGCATGGCCTGATACGAAGGTTGCGCTGTCGTCTGGGCTACCTGCACCGGAACCGGTATCGGTGATTGGGCCGCTGCGGGGTTGGTATGAGCCGGTGCCGCAAAGGCGGGTGGGGCATGAACGGGCGCAGGTTCCGGAACACGGTGAGCCTGCGCAACCTGAGCCGTCTGGGGCTGCGGCTGTTGCTGGACAGCCGACCGCATCGGTGCAGCCTGGGGCAGGCAGGCTGCTTCGCTGTTGATGCCTGTAGCAACAACAGAAACGCGCATGGTGCCTTCCATGCTTGGATCAAAGCACGAACCGAAGATGATGTGCGCTTCACCTTCCACTTCGTCACGGATACGGTTTGCTGCTTCATCGACCTCGAACAGGGTCACGTCCATGCCGGTTGTGATGTTGATCAGAACACCCCGTGCCCCCTTCATGCAGGTATCTTCCAGCAGGGGGTTGGCAATGGCGGCCTCGGCGGCGTCCAGTGCGCGCCGCTCCCCTGTGGCTTCGCCGGTTCCCATCATGGCACGCCCCATGTCGCTCATGACGGTGCGCACGTCGGCAAAGTCAAGGTTGATCAGGCCAGGCAGGATCATCAGGTCGGTGATGGAGCGCACGCCTTGGTGAAGAACGTTGTCTGCCATCTTGAAGGCATCGGCAAAAGTGGTTTTCTCGTTGGCAACCCGGAACAGGTTCTGGTTCGGGATGATGATCAAAGTGTCAACGTACTGCGACAAGTCTTCGATACCGCTTTCGGCAAGACGCATGCGGTTAGCGCCTTCGAACTGGAACGGCTTGGTCACGACACCGACGGTCAGAATGCCCATCTCGCGGGCTACCCTGGCAATCACGGGCGCGGCACCGGTTCCGGTCCCACCGCCCATACCGGCGGTGATGAACACCATGTTCGATCCCTGGATTTCTGCAGCGATCTGCTCGACGGTTTCTTCGGCGGCGGCCCGTCCCACTTCCGGACGCGCACCGGCCCCTAGTCCTTGGGTCGTGGTTTCCCCCAGCTGGATGCGGCGGTTGGTCCGCGCCATGGTCAGGGCTTGTGCATCCGTATTGGAAACGACAAAGTCAACACCTTGCAGATTGTCTGCAATCATGTTGTTGACCGCGTTGCCACCGGCACCACCAACACCAACAACTGTGATGTGGGGTTTGAGCAGGGGCTCACCCTGTTGTGGAACAGTGAGGTTTATCATATCGTGGGCCTCCGGGCTTGATCGCTTCTGCTTCTGTTCAGTGCCTTTGACGAAAGTGCGGATGCGGTACTGATACCGTTCTTGATCCCGCTACATTATGTCAGGTTTCTGTTTTACGTATCTTGACATTCCTTGGTACATAATCCTGAGCCACGTTGGAAGAGGTCCGGCGCTTTTTCCTAAATATTTTCTTTCAGCCATCCCAAAACACGACCGATCCCGCGACTGGGGCGCGCGTTTCTTTCGACCAATCCGGCCATGTCTGCGTCGGCGGGGGTGGTCCGGAATGCTTGGTCGCGTATGGCGTAACGCAGCAGTCCGGCACAGGCGGAAAATGCGGGACCAAGAGCGTTCTCGGGGACCCCGCGGATCCGTCGCGGCCGTCCAAGACGCACCTGTTTGTCAAGCACCAGCTCGGCCATTTCACGCAGTCCCTGCAACTGGCTTGCGCCACCTGTCAGCACGACCCGTCGACCTGCGGCATGCAGCATTCCTGCCGTGGACAGCCGTGCGCGGACCAGTTCAAATGTTTCCTCTATCCGGGGTCTGATAATGCGGACCAGTTCCGAGCGCGGAATCTCTTGGGCGCCTGCGTCTTCGTCTTCGCCGACTTGAGGAACCTTCAGCAGTTCCCGTGCATCGGCCGGTGCGCTGTGAACCGTGCCCCAGACGGTTTTCAGGCGCTCTGCCATTCCGGCCGGTGTTGACAGTCCACGGGCGATGTCATTGGTGACATGATTCCCGCCAACCGGTACGACATCGGCAAAGATAGGGTGTCCATCCAGAAATACAGAGATGCTTGTTGTCCCGCCGCCCATGTCGATGACGGTCACGCCCATCTCTTTTTCGTCATCCACGGTGCAGGCCACAGCAGAAGCATGGGCACTTGCCGTGCGGCTTTCAATGCGCAGATGACAACGATCGATGACATTGGCCAGGTTACGCAGAGCACCGCCGCCTGCAGCAACCATGTGAATGCGCACGCCCAAGCGATCGCCATACATGCCGCGCGGATCAACAATACCGTCGGTTCCGTCAATCGTGTAACCCGTCGGGATGCAGTGGATCAGCTCCCGGTCGCCACCTTCGGCCAGAAGGAACTGGTGCCCCTGTTCCAGGATGCGGCGTACATCGTTGTCGCGGATGGCGTGACCGGCAACAGAGACCTCTGCATCCACGTTACGGCAGTGCAGGCCGCCACCGGTGACGTTGATGCAAATATCCCCCACGCGGACACCGGCTGTTTGTTCGGCGGCATCAACCGCGGCGCGGACAGACTCTTCCAGCTGGGCCATATCTGCAACCTGTCCGTTGCGCATGCCGCGTGACCGGTGATGCCCCACGCCCAGCACCCGCAGGTCACCATTTTCATCCGCTGTTGCAACAAAGCAGGCAACTTTTGTCGTGCCCACGTCAAGAGCAGTAACAGGATCATTACGTTGGCGGTTTCTTGCCATTATGTACTGTAGTCTCCGTGCACTCTGTTATGTATTTATCTGTTTTTTTATGTCAGTAACGTCAGGCATTCCGTGCCGGACCGGCTGCAGGCAGTGTAGGGGGCTGGGTGCGCCCCTTGCCCGCAGGCGTGCTGCGTGTTTGCATTGTCGGTGCTGCACGTACGATCATACGGTCCAAGACACGCAGATCGATCATTTCCAACCCACGTTCCAGAAGTTTCTGCTCACGGTCCATCGCTGCCAGTCGTGACAAGGCTGCGTTGGTATCAAATTCAGGCAGCTTGACTTCTGTGCCTCCCTCGCCGACAGCATCAATCCACAAGTCCCAGCGCCGGGATCCAACCCGGACCGCTGCCCGAACACGCTGCATGATATCGGGTTCTGCGGACAACAGGGTCAACAGGTCGCTGACAGCATCGGGTGCACCCCGACCGGCAATCAGGGGCAGGTGGCTGTATTCCGGCAACATGGGGCCGATGACGCTGCCGTCCGCATCGACCATCCGGAAATCACTTCCGTTCTGCCACAGCGCAATGGGTGTTTTTTCCACCAATGTGATGTGGAGCTCATCAGGCAAGTGCCGTTCCACCGTTGCCAACCGAACCCATGGCAACTGTTCCAGTCGTGTCCGTACGGTTGATGGGTCCAGTTCCAGAAGTGGGGCGCCCCGCGGCAGGTCCACGGCACCGAGCAGGTCATCCGGGTCTGTGCGCCCCCGTCCGGTTACGGTAATCTGGCGCAGCTTTATGCCGGCATCTGCGCTGATATCCATCAGGCCGTCCAGCGTTGCATCACGCAATATGTTTTGCGTCCATGCCATGGCACCGGACATCCAAGCCGCGATGACCAAGGCCGTGGTCATTGTACCTGCTGCCAGCAACTTTCGGGCCCGGGTACCGGGTAGGGAGACCAGAAAGGGGACGGCCATGGTCATGTGTCGCATTGCGCATTCTCCACCATCCAGGTGCAAAGGTCGGGAAACGAAATCCCGGACAGGGCAGCCTGCTCTGGCACCAGTGATGTGGGTGTCATACCGGGTTGGGTATTGACCTCCAGAATCACCAGCCGTTTTCCATCATACCTGAAATCCGCGCGCGATACGCCCCGGCATCCCAGGACATGATGGGCCACGACAGCAAGACGCTGCACTTCGGCGTATATATCGGCAGGTAGGTTGGCGGGCAAGGTATGCGCAGACCCACCGGCCGCGTACTTGGCATCGTAGTCATAGAAGCTGTGGCTGGTTGTGATTTCGGTCACTCCCAGGGCATGGTGCCCCATCACGGCTGTTGTCAGTTCACGCCCGGGGATGAACTCTTCTGCCATGACGCGTTCGCCATAGGGCCAGTGGGTGGCAAAAGGCCGTGGGCTTTTTGTGTCGGTGATGATTGCGACACCGACCGATGAGCCTTCGTTGTGTGGTTTGACAACATAGGGCACCGGAATGGGGTCACCCGCGATCAAGTCCTCCCGCGTGACAATCTTTTCCCGTGCGACGGCGATGCCGGCACTGGCACACAATTTCTTTGCCATTGGCTTGTCCATAGCCAGAGCACTGGCCATCAGACCCGAGTGGGTGTAGGGGACGCCAAGAACATTCAGCATGCCCTGGATGCAGCCATCCTCTCCGTAACGCCCATGCAGGGCATTGAACACAACATCCGGGCTGGTTTGTTCCAGATGATGCAGCAAGGCCCCGACATTGCGTGAGACATCCACCGCCTGCACGGCATAACCAACACTTTCCAAGGCCCTGACAGCGGCAGCTCCCGAGCTGAGAGAAACCTCCCGCTCTGCGGAGAACCCCCCCATCAGGACAGTCACCTTCCTGTGGCGCCGGTTTGCGCGCAGCCGTGTCATCTCTTCGACGGCTGCAGCATTAACAGGTTGTGCGGCTGTTGTGCGGGTGAAGTCCAGGTTCATGATCTGTCTCCGGCAGGCGTCCGTTTTTCGACCCCGATACGACGAATTTCCCAACGCAGTTCCACACCGAACTGGATCCAGACCTTATGCCGGACAATGTCCCCCAGTTCTTCGAGATCACGTGCCGTGGCACTGCCGGTATTGATCAGGAAATTGCAGTGTTTCTCCGAGACCTGCGCCCCGCCATGGCGCAAGCCACGGCATCCGGCGCGATCAATCAGCTCCCACGCCTTGTGGCCGTCCGGGTTGGCAAATGTGGAGCCGCCGGTTCGGGTCCGGACTGGCTGTGTGTCTTCGCGGGATTGCGCGATCTCATCCATCCGTGACTGGATGGCCTGGCTGGAGCCCGCTATCCCCCGGAGTGTGGCATGGGTAAAGATCCAGGTATCTGGAACCGCGCAGTGGCGATAGGACAGTCCCATGGCCTCCCGGTCTAGGGTATGAGAGCGCCCGCTGCGGTCGATGGCGGTGGCGGACAGCAGGATATCGGCTATTTCACATCCATAGGCCCCGGCATTCATGCGCAGGGCACCGCCAAGGGTTCCGGGGATGCCACTCAGGAATTCCAGACCAGACAAACCCTGTGCTGCTGCAAAGCGGGCAACATGAATATCCATGGCGGCTGCACCGGCCTGCAGGATGTGCTCTTCGCTGGATACGACAGCGGAAAATCCCCGTCCCAACCGGATGGTGACCCCCGGAATGCCACCATCCCGTACAAGAAGATTGGAGCCGACACCGATAACGGTGACGGGAATATCGTCTGGCAGCACGGACAGGAAATGCGCTAGATCCGCATCATCCTCAGGCTTGAAAACAATATCGGCCAAGCCACCAACCTGGAACCATGTAACCCGCGACAGATCGTAATCGGCACGAAGCTGTCCGCGAACCCCGTCCATCAGGGGGCGCAGGCGCTCCAGCAGATGTGTTCCGGCTGTTCGGGTCATGGTTCGGGTGCTTTCCGTCATCAGGCTGTTACTTTCCCGGCCGAAGTTGACAGGGCATCAAGGTCACGGGGCAAAGTCTGTGCCCATGCTGTGATATTGCCGGCCCCAAGGCATACAACAAGATCGCCCGGTGCGGTCAGGGACTTGACCAGCGATGCCAGATGTTCTGGTCCCTCAAGGGTATGGACGCTGCGGTGTCCGTGATCGCGCAGGCCGTTGACCAAGGCCATGCGGTCAAAGCCTTCGATGGGTGCCTCTCCGGCTGCATAGACGTCGGCAACAATGACTTCCTCTGCTTCATTGAAACAGGTGCAGAATCCTTCGAACAAGTCCCTCAGGCGTGAATAGCGATGTGGTTGCACCACAGCAATCACGCGTCCACGTGTTGCCTGGCGGGCGGCTTTCAGAACGGCAGAAATTTCCACTGGATGGTGTCCGTAGTCGTCGATGACTGTGACCCCGTCACTTTCGCCTGTACGCGTGAACCGGCGTTTGACGCCACCGAATGCAGCCAAGGCCCGGCGTATGACGTCATCCGTCAGCCCCATGCGCACCCCGACCGCAACGGTTGCCAAGGCATTTTGCACATTGTGGTCCCCGAACATGGGAAGGCGGATATTTTCGATCGTACGGGATGCCTGCGGATCGCCATTTCGCACCACGGCATCAAAGCGGGCCCCGTTGACACTACCCTCAACATTGATCCCCTGTATCTCTGCCTGTGGGCTGAAGCCATAGGTTACAATGCGCCGGTCTGCCACCCGGGCAATCAGGGTCTGCACCTCTGGATGATCAATGCACAGGGCGGCAAAGCCATAAAACGGGATATTGGTGACAAAGGTGTGGAACGCGTCCTGAAGCCGTTCGAAGCGGCCATAGTGGTCCATATGCTCAGGGTCGATGTTGGTCACCACGCAAATCGTGGCTGGCAGCTTGGTAAAAGTGCCGTCAGACTCATCAGCCTCTACAACCATCCAGTCACCTGTGCCCAAGCGGGCATTCGTGCCCCAGACATTGATAATACCGCCATTGATCACGGTTGGATCCATGGCGGCTGTGTCCAGCAAGGCGGCAATCAGGCTGGTGGTTGTGGTTTTGCCGTGTGTGCCGCCAACAGCAATGGCCCACTTCAGGCGCATCAGTTCGGCCAGCATTTCAGCGCGGCGTACGATTGGAAGATGGCGTGCGCGGGCGGCTTCGATTTCCGGATTGGCAGGCTGGATCGCCGAAGATACAACAACAACCTTTGCGTCGCCCAAGTTTGCAGCATCGTGACCGATGGAAATCGGGATATTCATCGCCCGTAGTCTTTGGACGTTTGCATTCTCGGCAACATCCGATCCCTGAACAGCGTATCCCAGATTATGCATGATCTCGGCAATACCGGACATACCGATGCCGCCGATGCCGGTGAAGTGTAGGGGGCCAATATCAAGGGGAATCGCACGCATGGTCAGGCAGTCTCCGGGGTACAGGCAAGGTTCTCGACCGCATCGCCTAGGCGGACAGCCGCATCCGGTATGGACCACGCGCCGGCGTGCCGTGCCATGGCAACCAGATGCTCGGGAGCGGACAGAAGATGCACAAGGGTATGGGTCAGGGTCGAGGGTGTAAAGGAATCTTGGGATATGACCATCGTGCCACCGGCAGCTTCCACGGCCCGTGCATTTGCCGTTTGGTGATCATCGGCGGCCGCGCCATAGGGTATCAGAACAGAAGGCCGGCCGGCGACGGTTACCTCGGCAACGGTCGAGGCCCCGGCGCGTGCGATCAGCAGGTGTGCGCGTGCCAGACGTTCAGGCACATCATCGAAGAAGGCGTTGACCGTTGCCGCAATGCCGGCACGGTCATAGTCATGGCGGGCACGCTCCAGATCTTCAGGCCTTGCCTGATGGCTGATGGTAACGCGTGTGCGTATGGCATCGGGCAAGGCGGCAAGGGCTGCGGGAACAACATCGGTCAGGATGCGGGCTCCCTGGCTGCCGCCCAGGACCAGAAGTTCAACGGGGCCATCGGGGCCCGGTGGTATGTAGGGGGTTCCTGCAATATTGTGTATGCCACTCCGGACCGGCATGCCAACACGGATCGCCGGAACCTGTGGCGGGAGGAAGCGGATCGCATCATAAACAGTGGCAACAGCCTGAACTCGTTTTGCAAAAAGGCGATTGGCCCGTCCCAGAACGGCATTCTGCTCGTGAATCAGGACCGGGATACCAAGCAGTGTGCCTGCAGCGATGGCCGGAACCGATGCATAGCCGCCAAATCCGACAATGGCCTTGGGGCGTATTTGCCGCAGGATGCGCCGGGCTTGCCAGGTTCCACGCAGCAGAGCCGCAAGGGCGGCAATGCGGGCCAAGGGGCTTTGCCCCAGAACCTGGGCCGATGACACCCCAAATGTTTCGACCTGCCCCAGAGTTCCGCCATAGGCGCGTCCGCGTTGGTCGGTGATCAAGCTCAGGGACCAACCCCGCTTTGACAGTTCTGCAGCCAGCGCCTCGGCTGGGAACACGTGTCCGCCTGTTCCCCCGGCCGCAAGCACAATGCGCCCACGGGGTGTCACCTGTCCATTCATGGGAGTGTTCCCCCCGGGCCAAGCGCAAGATGACGCCGGGTGAGTGCCAAGACCATCCCCATCCCCAGGGCCAATCCCAGCATGGAAGACCCCCCGTAGGACACAAAAGGCATGGTCATCCCTTTTGTTGGCATCATATGCAGGCTGGAAGCCATGTTGATGATGGCCTGAAGCCCAAACTGAACGGCCAGTCCGCCAACAGAGATCAGGACAAAGAGGCTGTTGCCCTGCAGGGTTCGGCTCATGGCCCGCAGGACAAGAACCGCGAACAGCCCCACGATCAACAGGCACAACAGAACCCCGAATTCCTCCCCGGCAACGGCAAAGATAAAGTCAGTATGGGAATCCGGAAGCTGCTCCTTGACCCGTCCTTCCCCGGGGCCACGGCCAAAAATACCGCCGTTGCGAAATGCCTGAAGTGCTTTTTCGATCTGGTAGGTATCTCCGCCGTCCGGATTCAGGAACCGGTCAACGCGGCTTTGCACGTGCGGGAAGATCAAATAGGCCCCTGCCGCCCCGCCAAGACTGACAGCAACCAGCAGGAAAACCCAGAACAAGGATAGACCGGCCAAGAAGAACTGTGTGCTCCACATGGCGGTGACAACCATTGCCTGCCCGAAATCAGGCTGGATCAGCAGCAGGCCGACAACAACAAGGAACAGGGCACTGGCAACCCGGAACCCGGGAAACGCTTCGGATGTTCGGCCTTCGGCAAACATCCACCCGGCAACGATGGCAAAAGTTGGCTTGAGAAACTCGGACGGCTGGATCGACAGGCCACCCAGATGGATCCAGCGTGTTGCGCCCTTGATTTCTACCCCGCTGAATGGCGCTACAATCATCAGGGTCACCGATGCCAGAAAGCCCGCCAAGGCCACACGACGGATCCAGCGTGGCGAAAGCAGCGACACCGCAAACATAAGGCCTACGGCCAAGGGAAGGAATATAAACTGGCGCCGGACAAAGTGGAACGGTTCGGCATGGATGCGCCCCGCAGCAGCCGGTCCGGCCGCCATCAGCAGGATAGCCCCGATGATGACCAGCAGCAGCGTAACCGTTAACAAAACCCTGTCCACGGTCCACCACCAACGGCCGATAATCGATGTGTCGGTACGGGTGAACTGAAGAAGGGTCATGTTGCCTCTTCTCCTTCGGGTACGTCCTCGGACTCTTCTTCGGCCAGTTCTTGAACAATCCGGCGGAAGACTTCGCCCCGGTGCTCGAAGTTCCGGAACTGGTCAAAGGATGCGCAGGCCGGGGAGAGTAGGACCACATCGCCGTGGTCTGCAATTTCGTCTGCACGTTCAACCGCGTTCTGCAGGTCAGAGCACTTGGTCCAAGGCACATCTTGCCCCAGCTCCTGTGCAAACAGGTCTTGCGCCTCTCCAATCAGAAAGGCATGGCGAATGCGTGGAAACAGCGGGCGCAGGACCTGGATGCCCCCTTCTTTTGCCTGTCCGCCGGCGATCCACAGGACCCGGTCGTAGCAGGCCAAGGCGCGGGCTGTGGCTTCGGCATTGGTCGCCTTGCTGTCATTGATGAAAGGTACACCCTCTATGTCCTCGATCAGCTCCAGCCTGTGTGGAAGACCGGGGAAGGTGCGCAGTGCCTCTATGATAACGGGAACCGCAATACCCCGTGCCCTGGCTGCGGCAAAAGCGCAGGCAATATTCTGTCCGTTGTGGATCCCCGGTAGGCGCTTCAGCGGACGCAGGTCACAGATTTCAACGGGCGTGCCTTCGCTGGCATCGAACAGGATGCCGTCGGCAACAAAGATACCACCGGTGACTGCCCGTCCTGTGCGTACGGGAATGACCTTATGCAGGGCGTGCCGTGATACTGTTTCGTACATGCGGGCGCTGTCGGGATCATCAACGCCGATAATGCTGGTGGCATGGGCGGGCTGATCAGCAAAGACCCTTGTCTTGGCGCGGATGTAACCATCCATGTTGCCATGGCGATCTAGGTGATCGGGGCTGATATTCAGCCACACGGCTACGTTTGCCTTCAGATGAGGCATCAGCTCCAGCTGATAGCTTGACAGTTCCAGGACGTAGGTTCCCCGCCAGTCCATGTCTGGTAGCTCCATCGCTGGAACCCCGATGTTGCCACCAACAGAAACGGGAAGCCCAGCCTGTTCCAAGATATGACCAATCAGGGCTGTGGTTGTGGATTTTCCGTTTGTACCGGTGATGGCAATGACAAAGGCGTCTGTTTGTGCTTCACACAAAAGATCAACATCACACACCAAGGGAATGCCCATCCGCCGTGCCAGCAGTGCCGCCGGGTGGGGAGAGGGCAGGGTACTCGGGATACCCGGACTCCAGATAACGGATTTCAGGCCAACCCAGTTTTTCTCTGATGGCTCGGCAATGGAAATCCCCATGCGTGCGGCTTTGTTGCGGGATTCGGGGTTGTCATCCCACGCCAGCACCGTTGCTCCGACAGCCTGTAGAGCACGCGCCGCTGACAGCCCGGACTTGCCCAGTCCCAGGATGGCGACGCGACTTTTCAGGTAATGCAGCGCTGGGTGCATTCGCGGGCTTCCTTATCTCAGTTTGAGGGTAGACAGGCCCAGAATGGCCAGAATAGTGGCAATAATCCAGAACCGGACCACGATGGTTGGCTCGGCCCAGCCTTTTTTCTCGAAGTGATGGTGCAAGGGAGCCATCCGGAAGACCCGCTTTCCTGTCAGCTTGAAGCTGACAACCTGGACAATGACAGAAACGGTTTCCAGCACAAACAGCCCCCCCACCAGGGCGAGGACAATCTCATGGCGGGTCACAACGGCCACGCTGCCAAGTGCGCCACCAAGGGCTAGGGACCCGGTATCACCCATGAAAACCATTGCGGGCGGTGCATTGAACCACAGGAACCCCAGGCACGCACCGATAAGGGCGGCCAGAAAGACCGATAGTTCGCCTGATCCGGGAATGTGCTGGATCCCCAGATAGGTTGCGTACAGGTTTGATCCCACGAAATAGGCGATCAGCGCAAAGACACCGGCGGCTATCATGACCGGGACCGTTGCCAGCCCATCCAGCCCGTCGGTCAGGTTAACGGCATTTGACGAGCCGACAATGACAACCATGCCGAAAGGAAGATAGAACCAGCCCATCTGGATCAGCACGTTCTTGAAGAACGGAATGGTCAGCGCCGATGCAATGGATGGATCTGTGATCGACATGATCCACCATGTGGCTACCCCGCCGACAGCACACTGTGCGACCAGCTTTATCTTGCCCGGAACGCCTTTTGTATTTCGCTTGGTGACTTTCAGAAGGTCGTCGATCATGCCAACCAAGCCATAGCCGATGGTGACCAGCAGGACAGCCCAGACATAGGAATTGGCCAGATCCGCCCATAGCAGGGTAGAGACCGTGCATCCCAGCAGGATCATCATCCCGCCCATGGTCGGCGTTCCTTTTTTGGTCAGCAGATGACTTTCCGGTCCCAGCTCCCTGATCGGTTGTCCTTGCTTCTGTTTGTGCTTCAGCCAGCGGATGATAGCCGGCCCGAAGACAAAGGCCACCAGCAGGGCTGTCAACACAGCACCCCCGGCCCGGAAGGTAAGATACCGGAACAGGTTGAGGATGCTGAGATCGCCGGACAGCTGGGATAGATAATAGAGCATCGTGTGGTCTTCTTGTGGTCCTTGGGTAGCAAGAGGAAACGGGTGGGGGCTTCCGGTCAGGTCGCCTCGCTTACACTGTCGGTCATGGCTTCCAGGAAGGAGACAAGATGCCCCATCCGGGTGCTGAATGATCCCTTGACCATCAGAACGTCGCCATTTTTCAGGGCCGGGGCAAGCAACGACGCCAGTGTGGCACTGTCAACGGCGTGGGCAGCCTTGATCGCGGGGGGAAGGGCTTCATGCAGGTTCATCATCAGGGGTCCAGCGGTATACACCTGCTCTATCCCCAGTGCCACAATTTCCTTTGCTAGGGCGGCGTGCCGTTCCGGACCGGTTGGTCCCAGTTCGCGCATGTC comes from Haematospirillum jordaniae and encodes:
- a CDS encoding FtsW/RodA/SpoVE family cell cycle protein, whose protein sequence is MTLLQFTRTDTSIIGRWWWTVDRVLLTVTLLLVIIGAILLMAAGPAAAGRIHAEPFHFVRRQFIFLPLAVGLMFAVSLLSPRWIRRVALAGFLASVTLMIVAPFSGVEIKGATRWIHLGGLSIQPSEFLKPTFAIVAGWMFAEGRTSEAFPGFRVASALFLVVVGLLLIQPDFGQAMVVTAMWSTQFFLAGLSLFWVFLLVAVSLGGAAGAYLIFPHVQSRVDRFLNPDGGDTYQIEKALQAFRNGGIFGRGPGEGRVKEQLPDSHTDFIFAVAGEEFGVLLCLLIVGLFAVLVLRAMSRTLQGNSLFVLISVGGLAVQFGLQAIINMASSLHMMPTKGMTMPFVSYGGSSMLGLALGMGMVLALTRRHLALGPGGTLP
- the murG gene encoding undecaprenyldiphospho-muramoylpentapeptide beta-N-acetylglucosaminyltransferase, with the translated sequence MNGQVTPRGRIVLAAGGTGGHVFPAEALAAELSKRGWSLSLITDQRGRAYGGTLGQVETFGVSSAQVLGQSPLARIAALAALLRGTWQARRILRQIRPKAIVGFGGYASVPAIAAGTLLGIPVLIHEQNAVLGRANRLFAKRVQAVATVYDAIRFLPPQVPAIRVGMPVRSGIHNIAGTPYIPPGPDGPVELLVLGGSQGARILTDVVPAALAALPDAIRTRVTISHQARPEDLERARHDYDRAGIAATVNAFFDDVPERLARAHLLIARAGASTVAEVTVAGRPSVLIPYGAAADDHQTANARAVEAAGGTMVISQDSFTPSTLTHTLVHLLSAPEHLVAMARHAGAWSIPDAAVRLGDAVENLACTPETA
- a CDS encoding cell division protein FtsQ/DivIB, translating into MTMAVPFLVSLPGTRARKLLAAGTMTTALVIAAWMSGAMAWTQNILRDATLDGLMDISADAGIKLRQITVTGRGRTDPDDLLGAVDLPRGAPLLELDPSTVRTRLEQLPWVRLATVERHLPDELHITLVEKTPIALWQNGSDFRMVDADGSVIGPMLPEYSHLPLIAGRGAPDAVSDLLTLLSAEPDIMQRVRAAVRVGSRRWDLWIDAVGEGGTEVKLPEFDTNAALSRLAAMDREQKLLERGLEMIDLRVLDRMIVRAAPTMQTRSTPAGKGRTQPPTLPAAGPARNA
- the murC gene encoding UDP-N-acetylmuramate--L-alanine ligase, producing the protein MRAIPLDIGPLHFTGIGGIGMSGIAEIMHNLGYAVQGSDVAENANVQRLRAMNIPISIGHDAANLGDAKVVVVSSAIQPANPEIEAARARHLPIVRRAEMLAELMRLKWAIAVGGTHGKTTTTSLIAALLDTAAMDPTVINGGIINVWGTNARLGTGDWMVVEADESDGTFTKLPATICVVTNIDPEHMDHYGRFERLQDAFHTFVTNIPFYGFAALCIDHPEVQTLIARVADRRIVTYGFSPQAEIQGINVEGSVNGARFDAVVRNGDPQASRTIENIRLPMFGDHNVQNALATVAVGVRMGLTDDVIRRALAAFGGVKRRFTRTGESDGVTVIDDYGHHPVEISAVLKAARQATRGRVIAVVQPHRYSRLRDLFEGFCTCFNEAEEVIVADVYAAGEAPIEGFDRMALVNGLRDHGHRSVHTLEGPEHLASLVKSLTAPGDLVVCLGAGNITAWAQTLPRDLDALSTSAGKVTA
- the murB gene encoding UDP-N-acetylmuramate dehydrogenase, giving the protein MTRTAGTHLLERLRPLMDGVRGQLRADYDLSRVTWFQVGGLADIVFKPEDDADLAHFLSVLPDDIPVTVIGVGSNLLVRDGGIPGVTIRLGRGFSAVVSSEEHILQAGAAAMDIHVARFAAAQGLSGLEFLSGIPGTLGGALRMNAGAYGCEIADILLSATAIDRSGRSHTLDREAMGLSYRHCAVPDTWIFTHATLRGIAGSSQAIQSRMDEIAQSREDTQPVRTRTGGSTFANPDGHKAWELIDRAGCRGLRHGGAQVSEKHCNFLINTGSATARDLEELGDIVRHKVWIQFGVELRWEIRRIGVEKRTPAGDRS
- a CDS encoding D-alanine--D-alanine ligase is translated as MTRLRANRRHRKVTVLMGGFSAEREVSLSSGAAAVRALESVGYAVQAVDVSRNVGALLHHLEQTSPDVVFNALHGRYGEDGCIQGMLNVLGVPYTHSGLMASALAMDKPMAKKLCASAGIAVAREKIVTREDLIAGDPIPVPYVVKPHNEGSSVGVAIITDTKSPRPFATHWPYGERVMAEEFIPGRELTTAVMGHHALGVTEITTSHSFYDYDAKYAAGGSAHTLPANLPADIYAEVQRLAVVAHHVLGCRGVSRADFRYDGKRLVILEVNTQPGMTPTSLVPEQAALSGISFPDLCTWMVENAQCDT
- the ftsA gene encoding cell division protein FtsA — protein: MARNRQRNDPVTALDVGTTKVACFVATADENGDLRVLGVGHHRSRGMRNGQVADMAQLEESVRAAVDAAEQTAGVRVGDICINVTGGGLHCRNVDAEVSVAGHAIRDNDVRRILEQGHQFLLAEGGDRELIHCIPTGYTIDGTDGIVDPRGMYGDRLGVRIHMVAAGGGALRNLANVIDRCHLRIESRTASAHASAVACTVDDEKEMGVTVIDMGGGTTSISVFLDGHPIFADVVPVGGNHVTNDIARGLSTPAGMAERLKTVWGTVHSAPADARELLKVPQVGEDEDAGAQEIPRSELVRIIRPRIEETFELVRARLSTAGMLHAAGRRVVLTGGASQLQGLREMAELVLDKQVRLGRPRRIRGVPENALGPAFSACAGLLRYAIRDQAFRTTPADADMAGLVERNARPSRGIGRVLGWLKENI
- the ftsZ gene encoding cell division protein FtsZ, with the translated sequence MINLTVPQQGEPLLKPHITVVGVGGAGGNAVNNMIADNLQGVDFVVSNTDAQALTMARTNRRIQLGETTTQGLGAGARPEVGRAAAEETVEQIAAEIQGSNMVFITAGMGGGTGTGAAPVIARVAREMGILTVGVVTKPFQFEGANRMRLAESGIEDLSQYVDTLIIIPNQNLFRVANEKTTFADAFKMADNVLHQGVRSITDLMILPGLINLDFADVRTVMSDMGRAMMGTGEATGERRALDAAEAAIANPLLEDTCMKGARGVLINITTGMDVTLFEVDEAANRIRDEVEGEAHIIFGSCFDPSMEGTMRVSVVATGINSEAACLPQAAPMRSAVQQQPQPQTAQVAQAHRVPEPAPVHAPPAFAAPAHTNPAAAQSPIPVPVQVAQTTAQPSYQAMPAQVSVGATAQMPPRRETDTFIPAQSASHDPLAYQMPQQHGYASGVAAHAQAAAVAPAAAAEPVLYAEERTAPASAPRNNLFARLSRLAHRDEMAPAEAHVEAHPAAATPVAAQAMPVTRREEDELEIPAFLRRQAN